The DNA sequence GAAGAACCGATGGCTGCAGCGATTGGTGCCGGTTTGCCGATCGAAAAACCCGAAGGTTTGTTTGTTGTTGATATTGGTGGTGGCACGAGTGAAATTGCCGTAATAAGTTTGGGCGGCGTAGTCGTGGGTGGGTCGATCCGTGTTGCCGGTGACGAGATGAACGATGCAATTGTAAACTACGTGCGTTTGAAATATTCATTATTATTGGGAGAATCTACGGCAGAAAAAGTTAAAATTGATATCGGCAGTGCAACTCAGGTTAAAAAAGAACTTTTTTCGGTTGTACGGGGAAGAGACTTGGAGACCGGATTGCCGAAATCGGTCAAATTATCAAGTACGGAAGTGCGTGAAGCTCTTGCGCCAATTGTTCGAGAAATTGTAAAAAGCATTTCAAACACGCTTGAAGAAACCCCTCCAGAGCTTGTTTCGGACATTATGAAACGCGGGATTATAATTGCCGGTGGAGGAGCGTTGTTAACCGGAATTGATGAGGTGATTTCCGAGCAAACTAAAATGCCTGCGTTTATTGCTGATGATCCGTTAACTGCCGTTGTTCGCGGGTGTGGTGCGATATTAAATGATATAGGGTTACTTGGCCGAATTAATATGACTGAAAAAATGAATGAAAATTAACTAGCTTAATGGAAACTCTGTCGCAATCACGTTCGCAAAGTTGGTTATCTTGGT is a window from the Candidatus Woesebacteria bacterium genome containing:
- a CDS encoding rod shape-determining protein; amino-acid sequence: MKLRVTTLKRFLPSFTINKLLGTFSHDVGIDLGTANTLVWVKDKGIVIREPSVVARNRKTKEVLAIGSSAKRMLGRAPSTLEIIRPLRDGVIADFDATASMLDHYVKKVHESGGVIPKIPRPRIVIGIPSGVTEVERRAVADAAVSAGAREAHLVEEPMAAAIGAGLPIEKPEGLFVVDIGGGTSEIAVISLGGVVVGGSIRVAGDEMNDAIVNYVRLKYSLLLGESTAEKVKIDIGSATQVKKELFSVVRGRDLETGLPKSVKLSSTEVREALAPIVREIVKSISNTLEETPPELVSDIMKRGIIIAGGGALLTGIDEVISEQTKMPAFIADDPLTAVVRGCGAILNDIGLLGRINMTEKMNEN